From the Lysobacter sp. FW306-1B-D06B genome, one window contains:
- the mdoH gene encoding glucans biosynthesis glucosyltransferase MdoH, with protein MVTIPVGGDASPWLPPEAPLTMPVQTLRAGALQNASLPTTPRAMTLRRTAVIGGAALLTLIATYQIWWVLRGGGIDILEGILLVLFVGLFAWIAQAFVGALAGFVLIVGRHRARLGLESAQALPRLGTRTALLMPTYNEDPERLLAGLQAIYESVQATGQMSQFDFFVLSDTTRADIRAHEERAFAALRERIGGGANVFYRLRIDNRERKAGNIAEWVRRFGGAYPQMLILDADSLMTGDTIVRLVGAMERNPDVALVQTLPMIVNGNTLFARMQQFAGRVYGPVIAHGIAWWHGSESNYWGHNAIIRTRAFADEGGLPELLGPRPFRGTVLSHDFVEAALMRRGGWALHMVPNLGGSYEEGPPSLTDMLVRDRRWCQGNLQHGAVLPAKGLHWVSRWHLMMGIGHYFTSPMWAMLMLVGLAIPLYKAGLGLEMFTLPGFSPSAYWREQDPERFLWVFILTMSVLLAPKFMGWLTLFFDRDTRRGCGGMVRSFLSMLLETLLAALMAPVTMYVQSRGVAEVLAGKDSGWDAQRRDDGTLPLSGLVRSYGGVTVLGVIAGVMAYLISPSLAAWMAPVILGLLLSIPIVAFTSARGPGLFLRRMKIFSIPEEHTPPTVLVRAAELRALPAEHVVPPEPHL; from the coding sequence GTGGTGACGATTCCCGTGGGCGGCGACGCCTCGCCGTGGCTGCCGCCCGAAGCGCCGCTGACGATGCCGGTGCAGACGCTGCGTGCAGGCGCGCTGCAAAACGCATCGCTGCCGACGACGCCGCGCGCCATGACGCTGCGGCGCACGGCGGTGATCGGCGGCGCCGCACTGCTCACGCTGATCGCCACCTACCAGATCTGGTGGGTGTTGCGCGGCGGCGGCATCGACATTCTGGAAGGCATCCTGCTGGTGCTGTTCGTCGGGCTGTTCGCGTGGATCGCGCAGGCGTTCGTCGGCGCACTGGCCGGTTTCGTGCTGATCGTCGGCCGTCACCGCGCGCGATTGGGCCTGGAATCGGCGCAGGCGCTGCCGCGGCTGGGCACGCGCACGGCGCTGCTGATGCCCACCTACAACGAAGACCCCGAGCGCCTGCTCGCGGGCCTTCAGGCCATCTACGAATCGGTGCAGGCCACCGGTCAGATGTCGCAGTTCGATTTCTTCGTGCTCAGCGACACGACGCGCGCGGACATCCGCGCACACGAGGAACGCGCCTTCGCCGCGCTGCGCGAGCGCATCGGCGGCGGCGCCAACGTGTTCTACCGGCTGCGTATCGACAATCGCGAGCGCAAGGCCGGCAACATCGCCGAGTGGGTGCGGCGCTTTGGCGGCGCGTATCCGCAGATGCTGATCCTGGACGCCGACAGCTTGATGACCGGCGACACCATCGTGCGCCTGGTCGGTGCGATGGAGCGCAATCCCGACGTCGCATTGGTGCAAACGCTGCCGATGATCGTCAATGGCAACACGTTGTTCGCGCGCATGCAGCAGTTCGCCGGGCGCGTGTACGGGCCGGTGATCGCGCACGGCATCGCGTGGTGGCACGGTTCGGAGAGCAATTACTGGGGCCATAACGCGATCATCCGCACGCGCGCCTTCGCCGATGAGGGCGGCCTTCCGGAACTGCTCGGTCCCCGGCCGTTCCGCGGCACGGTGCTGAGCCACGATTTCGTCGAAGCGGCGTTGATGCGTCGCGGTGGCTGGGCGCTGCACATGGTGCCCAACCTCGGCGGCAGCTACGAGGAAGGCCCGCCCTCGCTCACCGACATGCTCGTGCGCGACCGCCGCTGGTGCCAGGGCAACCTGCAGCACGGCGCGGTGCTGCCGGCGAAGGGACTGCACTGGGTCAGCCGCTGGCACCTGATGATGGGCATCGGCCATTACTTCACGTCGCCCATGTGGGCGATGCTGATGCTCGTCGGCCTGGCGATCCCGCTGTACAAGGCGGGGCTGGGACTGGAGATGTTCACGCTGCCGGGCTTTTCGCCGTCGGCCTACTGGCGCGAGCAGGATCCGGAACGCTTCCTGTGGGTGTTCATCCTCACCATGTCGGTGCTGCTGGCGCCGAAGTTCATGGGCTGGCTCACGCTGTTCTTCGACCGCGACACGCGGCGCGGATGCGGCGGCATGGTGCGCTCGTTCCTGAGCATGCTGCTGGAAACGCTGCTGGCCGCGCTGATGGCGCCGGTGACGATGTACGTGCAGTCGCGCGGCGTGGCCGAGGTGCTGGCCGGCAAGGACTCCGGCTGGGACGCGCAGCGTCGCGACGACGGCACGCTGCCGCTGTCGGGCCTGGTGCGCAGCTACGGCGGCGTGACCGTGCTGGGCGTGATCGCCGGCGTGATGGCGTACCTGATCTCGCCGTCGCTGGCGGCGTGGATGGCACCGGTGATCCTCGGCCTGCTGCTGTCGATTCCGATCGTGGCGTTCACCTCCGCACGCGGGCCGGGTTTGTTCCTGCGCCGCATGAAGATCTTCTCGATCCCGGAGGAGCACACTCCGCCGACGGTGCTGGTGCGCGCGGCGGAATTGCGCGCGCTGCCGGCGGAGCATGTGGTGCCGCCGGAGCCGCATCTTTGA
- a CDS encoding glucan biosynthesis protein G — translation MHRREVLLAGLSWPVWSLLGGAQAHAWAPSGAASAFDADTVAGMARALAAKPFVPQSKQLPASLERIGYDQYRSIRFNPAQALWRSEGLPFQAQFFHRGFFFRDRVDIYQVAEGKATPVVYKPSQFTFQGVKAPTETDLGYAGFRLHAPINRPEYFDEIAAFLGASYFRAVAKGQAYGLSARGLALKTGGTQEEFPVFRAFWLERPAPGAKQITVHALLDSPSVAGAYRFTITPGEQTVFDASARIFPRVPLDEVGIAPLTSMFQFDSNDRVGIDDYRPAVHDSDGVGMVNGRGEQIWRPLQNPSTVQESAFEDTNPRGFGLMQRKRTFADYADSEAHYEKRPSLWIEPQGEWGDGAVHLFELPTADEFHDNIVAFWRPKQPLAAGREHRFDYRMHWCDQHSWKPELATVARTRIGGLTFGENTGKARLVVIDFDGGRLAGLGDNAKVRADVTASKGKIANVTAHPNPGAGGWRLGFELVPGEERSIELRAVLGDERGPLTETWLYRWTL, via the coding sequence GTGCACCGACGCGAAGTGTTGCTGGCCGGTCTGTCCTGGCCCGTGTGGTCGTTGTTGGGAGGCGCGCAGGCGCACGCGTGGGCGCCGTCGGGCGCCGCGAGCGCGTTCGATGCCGATACCGTCGCCGGCATGGCGCGGGCCCTGGCGGCCAAACCGTTCGTGCCGCAGAGCAAGCAGCTGCCGGCTTCGCTGGAACGCATCGGCTACGACCAGTACCGCAGCATCCGCTTCAACCCGGCGCAGGCGTTGTGGCGCAGCGAGGGGCTGCCGTTCCAGGCACAGTTCTTCCACCGCGGCTTCTTCTTCCGCGACCGCGTGGACATCTACCAGGTGGCCGAAGGCAAGGCGACGCCGGTCGTCTACAAACCGTCGCAGTTCACCTTCCAGGGCGTGAAGGCGCCGACCGAGACCGACCTGGGCTACGCCGGCTTCCGCCTGCATGCCCCGATCAACCGGCCGGAGTATTTCGACGAGATCGCCGCCTTCCTGGGCGCCAGCTACTTCCGCGCCGTCGCCAAGGGCCAGGCCTATGGGCTGTCGGCGCGCGGGCTGGCGTTGAAGACCGGCGGGACGCAGGAGGAATTCCCGGTGTTCCGCGCGTTCTGGCTGGAGCGCCCGGCGCCCGGCGCGAAGCAGATCACCGTGCATGCGTTGCTGGACAGCCCCAGCGTCGCCGGCGCGTACCGCTTCACCATCACGCCGGGCGAGCAGACGGTGTTCGACGCCTCCGCGCGCATCTTCCCGCGCGTGCCGCTGGACGAGGTGGGCATCGCGCCGCTGACGAGCATGTTCCAGTTCGATTCCAACGACCGCGTCGGCATCGACGACTACCGCCCGGCGGTGCACGACTCCGACGGCGTGGGCATGGTCAACGGTCGCGGTGAACAGATCTGGCGGCCGTTGCAGAATCCTTCGACGGTGCAGGAAAGCGCCTTCGAGGACACCAACCCGCGCGGCTTCGGCCTGATGCAGCGCAAGCGCACGTTCGCCGACTACGCCGACAGCGAAGCGCATTACGAGAAGCGCCCGAGCCTGTGGATCGAACCGCAGGGCGAGTGGGGCGACGGCGCCGTGCACCTGTTCGAGCTGCCGACGGCGGACGAATTCCACGACAACATCGTCGCCTTCTGGCGCCCGAAGCAGCCGCTGGCCGCCGGCCGCGAGCACCGTTTCGATTACCGAATGCACTGGTGCGACCAGCACAGCTGGAAGCCGGAACTCGCCACCGTGGCGCGCACGCGCATCGGCGGGCTGACCTTCGGTGAGAACACCGGCAAGGCGAGGCTGGTGGTGATCGACTTCGACGGCGGCCGCCTGGCGGGCCTGGGCGACAACGCCAAGGTGCGCGCGGACGTGACCGCGTCGAAGGGGAAGATCGCTAACGTCACCGCGCATCCGAACCCGGGCGCGGGCGGCTGGCGACTGGGCTTCGAACTGGTCCCGGGCGAGGAACGCAGCATCGAGTTGCGCGCGGTGCTCGGCGACGAACGCGGCCCGCTCACTGAAACCTGGCTTTATCGGTGGACCCTGTGA
- a CDS encoding glycosyltransferase family 1 protein, with protein sequence MRYAIVSETYPPEINGVALTVQGLEQGLRTRGHEVQLIRPRQGASDRAAAHEVLVRGAPLPRYPGLRLGLPAGGRIRDAWRAARPDAVYVATEGPLGWSALRAARRLGIPAASGFHTRFDEYMRDYGAGFLAGTALRWMRRFHNHADATLVPTRELVEFLRAQRFDNVVRLPRAVDTALFDPQRRSAALRAQWGAGEQTLVAIYVGRIAAEKNLELAVRAFRQLQAVRPDARFVWVGDGPARAKLEQDNPDFLFCRVQRGEALARHFASGDLFVFPSLSETFGNVTLEALASGVPTVAFDYGAAREYLRDGVHGAAIASHDEAGFVAACVRLAADDNARETMRTAARQAVAALRPEQVSADFDALLQQLIDARSADTLTPTAAEREAS encoded by the coding sequence ATGCGCTATGCGATCGTCAGCGAAACGTACCCGCCGGAGATCAACGGGGTCGCCCTCACCGTCCAGGGACTGGAACAGGGACTGAGGACGCGCGGCCACGAGGTCCAGCTCATCCGTCCCCGGCAGGGCGCGAGCGACCGCGCCGCCGCGCACGAGGTGCTGGTGCGTGGTGCGCCGCTGCCGCGCTACCCGGGCTTGCGCCTGGGACTGCCGGCGGGCGGACGCATTCGGGACGCGTGGCGCGCCGCGCGACCGGATGCGGTGTACGTCGCCACGGAAGGTCCGCTGGGCTGGTCGGCGTTGCGCGCGGCTCGCCGGCTCGGCATTCCCGCCGCGAGCGGCTTCCACACCCGCTTCGACGAATACATGCGCGACTACGGCGCCGGCTTCCTCGCCGGCACCGCGCTGCGCTGGATGCGCCGCTTCCACAACCATGCCGATGCGACGCTGGTGCCCACGCGCGAGCTGGTCGAGTTCCTGCGCGCCCAGCGTTTCGACAACGTCGTCCGTCTGCCGCGCGCGGTGGACACGGCGCTGTTCGATCCGCAGCGCCGCAGCGCCGCGTTGCGCGCGCAGTGGGGCGCGGGCGAGCAAACGCTGGTGGCGATCTACGTCGGCCGCATCGCCGCGGAAAAGAACCTCGAGCTGGCCGTGCGCGCATTCCGCCAGCTGCAGGCGGTGCGTCCGGATGCGCGTTTCGTGTGGGTCGGCGACGGGCCGGCGCGGGCGAAGCTGGAACAGGACAACCCCGACTTCCTCTTCTGCCGCGTGCAGCGCGGCGAAGCGCTGGCGCGGCATTTCGCCAGCGGCGACCTGTTCGTGTTCCCGAGCCTGAGCGAGACCTTCGGCAACGTCACGCTGGAAGCGCTCGCCAGCGGCGTGCCGACGGTGGCGTTCGACTACGGCGCCGCGCGCGAATACCTGCGCGACGGCGTGCACGGCGCGGCGATCGCCTCGCACGACGAAGCCGGCTTCGTCGCCGCATGCGTGCGCCTGGCCGCCGACGACAACGCGCGCGAAACGATGCGCACGGCGGCGCGGCAGGCCGTGGCTGCACTGCGCCCGGAACAGGTCAGCGCGGACTTCGACGCACTGCTGCAGCAACTGATCGACGCGCGCAGCGCCGACACCCTCACCCCGACCGCAGCCGAACGGGAGGCGTCATGA
- a CDS encoding phosphatase PAP2 family protein — MKLHSLHKRSLHDRLAAGDSGWCLRANRWGERGRSRSYFAAVSRLGDGVFWYVLMAVLIAVDGLDGLAASAHLAATGVIALTLYKLLKRWTRRPRPFASDRRIHAWVAPLDEFSFPSGHTLHAVAFSLVGIAHYPVLAWVLVPFTASVAASRVVLGLHYPSDVIAATAIGTALAGVSLWLVPGVSLF, encoded by the coding sequence ATGAAACTTCATTCCCTGCACAAGCGCTCGCTTCACGACCGACTGGCCGCAGGCGACTCCGGCTGGTGCCTGCGCGCGAACCGCTGGGGCGAACGCGGGCGTTCGCGCTCGTACTTCGCCGCGGTGAGCCGGCTCGGCGACGGCGTGTTCTGGTACGTGCTGATGGCCGTGCTGATCGCGGTGGACGGCCTGGATGGACTGGCCGCCTCCGCGCACCTGGCCGCCACCGGCGTGATCGCGCTGACGCTCTACAAACTGCTCAAGCGCTGGACGCGCCGCCCGCGACCGTTCGCTTCGGACCGGCGCATCCACGCGTGGGTGGCGCCGCTGGACGAGTTCTCGTTTCCGTCGGGCCACACGCTGCATGCGGTGGCTTTCAGCCTGGTCGGCATCGCGCACTACCCGGTGCTGGCCTGGGTGCTGGTGCCGTTCACCGCGAGCGTGGCGGCCTCGCGCGTGGTGCTGGGGCTGCATTACCCGAGCGATGTGATTGCGGCGACGGCGATCGGCACCGCGCTGGCGGGTGTGTCGTTGTGGCTGGTGCCGGGGGTTTCGTTGTTCTGA
- a CDS encoding carbon-nitrogen hydrolase family protein yields MTSTQDRPATALKVAVAKYTIDAPADFDAFAHKQAQWLDEAQALGARIAVLPEYLSLELAATFDAATRGDLHASLAATQRYHADWIALFSRLARERDLHVVAGTFLLDTGRGRYRNRSYAFAPDGAHVWQDKLRLTGFEKGTGVIESGDELKVFETDGVRSAIAVCYDSEFPLPVRAQCEAGARLLIVPSCTDTDAGATRVRVGCLARALENRCFVAQAVTAGEAPWSPALDVNTGEAALIAPMDVGLPHDGMVVQTRGEQRWAVATLDFAALEASRSHAQVANDRDWAAQYFPSVARARVVRAA; encoded by the coding sequence ATGACTTCAACGCAGGACCGCCCGGCCACCGCACTCAAGGTGGCCGTGGCCAAGTACACGATCGACGCGCCGGCGGATTTCGACGCCTTCGCGCACAAGCAGGCGCAGTGGCTGGACGAAGCGCAGGCGCTGGGCGCGCGCATCGCGGTATTGCCCGAATACCTGTCGCTGGAACTGGCCGCCACGTTCGACGCGGCCACGCGCGGTGACTTGCATGCCTCGCTGGCGGCGACGCAGCGCTATCACGCAGACTGGATCGCGTTGTTCTCGCGCCTGGCGCGCGAGCGCGACCTGCATGTGGTTGCGGGCACGTTCCTGCTCGACACCGGGCGCGGCCGTTATCGCAACCGCAGCTACGCCTTCGCACCCGACGGCGCGCATGTGTGGCAGGACAAGCTGCGTCTGACCGGTTTCGAGAAAGGCACGGGCGTGATCGAATCGGGCGATGAGCTCAAGGTGTTCGAAACCGACGGCGTGCGCAGCGCGATCGCGGTCTGCTACGACAGCGAGTTCCCGCTGCCGGTGCGTGCGCAATGCGAGGCCGGCGCGCGGTTGCTGATCGTGCCCAGTTGCACCGACACCGACGCCGGTGCGACGCGCGTGCGCGTGGGCTGCCTGGCGCGCGCGCTGGAGAACCGGTGTTTCGTCGCGCAGGCGGTCACGGCCGGCGAAGCGCCGTGGAGTCCGGCGCTGGACGTCAACACGGGAGAGGCGGCGTTGATCGCGCCGATGGACGTGGGCCTGCCGCACGACGGGATGGTGGTGCAGACGCGCGGCGAGCAGCGCTGGGCGGTGGCGACGCTGGACTTCGCGGCGCTGGAAGCCAGCCGCTCGCATGCGCAGGTGGCGAACGATCGCGATTGGGCGGCGCAGTATTTTCCGAGCGTGGCGCGGGCAAGGGTGGTGCGGGCGGCGTAG
- a CDS encoding GNAT family N-acetyltransferase has product MDVKPLDTARPLDVRCYNGAAIEPWLGHLAALRIAVFRDWPYLYDGDEDYEAQYLKIYLQSPRSVAVLAFDGDLVVGASTGLPLADESEAFTQAFAQTSINPAEVFYCGESVLLPQYRGRGIGHRFFDEREAHARSYGDYAWTAFCAVDREPTHPRRPAFQRGNDAFWNKRGYRARPELRARLPWREVGQAGEVDHTLTFWLRPLERTR; this is encoded by the coding sequence ATGGACGTCAAACCGCTCGACACCGCCCGCCCGCTCGACGTGCGCTGCTACAACGGCGCCGCGATCGAGCCCTGGCTCGGCCACCTGGCCGCGCTGCGCATCGCGGTGTTCCGCGACTGGCCGTACCTGTATGACGGCGACGAGGACTACGAGGCGCAGTACCTGAAGATCTACCTGCAATCGCCGCGCAGCGTGGCGGTGCTGGCCTTCGACGGCGATCTCGTCGTCGGCGCCTCCACCGGGTTGCCGCTGGCGGACGAATCGGAGGCGTTCACGCAAGCCTTCGCGCAGACGTCGATCAATCCGGCCGAAGTGTTCTATTGCGGCGAATCCGTGCTGCTGCCGCAGTACCGCGGTCGCGGCATCGGCCATCGCTTCTTCGACGAACGCGAAGCCCACGCGCGCAGTTATGGCGACTACGCGTGGACGGCGTTCTGCGCGGTCGATCGCGAACCCACGCACCCGCGTCGGCCGGCCTTCCAGCGCGGCAACGACGCGTTCTGGAACAAGCGCGGCTACCGTGCGCGCCCGGAACTGCGCGCCCGCCTGCCGTGGCGCGAAGTCGGGCAGGCCGGCGAGGTCGACCACACCCTCACTTTCTGGCTGCGGCCCCTGGAGCGCACCCGATGA
- the creD gene encoding cell envelope integrity protein CreD produces the protein MRLAFKVAIVAFMTIAILIPLSMIRGVIHEREEYRAGAVADIARSYGGAQAFAGPVLVVPYTETVEVEETDANNVVRKVRRAKTRQWTFFPTTLDVGGPMVPDTRKRGLHEVRVYEWKGHATARFDAVIPNEGNPADRQIGRPWLSYGIADVRGLRAAPVLRINGRDVALQEGMGSREAPGLHVRLDAPVPGQTIALDTQLDVLLGGTESLVLVPLGKNNRFELESTWRHPSFAGTSPRHDTSADGFTASWDIASVASNAQRNYVEGLASPEMGLANMDSVGVSLIDPVDIYTQADRATKYGLLFVLLTFVGFFFFELIKQLPIHPIQYGLVGLALAIFFLLLVSLSEHVKFVYAYLAASVACIGLLGFYLSAVLRSLARGLGFAAMLTTLYAALYGLLVSEDNALVLGAGLLFLVLATVMVVTRRIDWYQVAGARPAVRQA, from the coding sequence ATGCGCCTTGCCTTCAAGGTCGCCATCGTCGCGTTCATGACGATCGCGATCCTCATCCCGCTGAGCATGATCCGCGGCGTCATCCACGAGCGCGAGGAGTACCGCGCCGGCGCGGTCGCCGACATCGCCCGCAGCTATGGCGGTGCGCAGGCCTTTGCCGGGCCGGTGCTGGTGGTGCCCTACACCGAGACCGTCGAGGTCGAGGAAACCGACGCCAACAACGTTGTGCGCAAGGTCCGCCGCGCGAAGACGCGGCAATGGACGTTCTTCCCCACGACGCTGGACGTGGGCGGCCCCATGGTTCCCGACACGCGCAAGCGCGGCCTGCACGAAGTGCGTGTGTACGAGTGGAAGGGGCACGCCACGGCGCGCTTCGATGCCGTCATTCCCAACGAAGGCAATCCCGCCGATCGGCAGATCGGCCGTCCCTGGCTGAGCTACGGCATCGCCGACGTGCGCGGCCTGCGCGCCGCGCCCGTGTTGCGCATCAACGGCCGTGACGTCGCCTTGCAGGAAGGCATGGGCAGCCGTGAGGCGCCGGGCTTGCACGTGCGGCTCGATGCGCCGGTGCCCGGCCAGACGATCGCGCTGGACACGCAGCTGGACGTGCTGCTGGGCGGCACCGAATCCCTCGTGCTGGTGCCGCTGGGCAAGAACAACCGCTTCGAACTGGAGTCGACCTGGCGCCATCCCAGCTTCGCCGGCACGTCGCCGCGACACGACACCAGCGCGGACGGCTTCACCGCGAGCTGGGATATCGCCTCCGTCGCCAGCAACGCGCAGCGCAACTATGTCGAAGGCCTCGCGTCGCCGGAGATGGGCTTGGCGAACATGGACTCCGTCGGCGTGTCGCTGATCGATCCGGTGGACATCTACACGCAGGCCGATCGCGCGACCAAGTACGGCCTGCTGTTCGTGCTGCTCACCTTCGTCGGGTTCTTCTTCTTCGAGCTGATCAAGCAGTTGCCGATCCACCCGATCCAGTACGGCCTGGTCGGCCTGGCGCTGGCGATCTTCTTCCTGCTGCTGGTGAGCCTGAGCGAGCACGTGAAGTTCGTGTACGCCTACCTCGCCGCCAGCGTGGCGTGCATCGGGCTGCTGGGCTTCTACCTGAGCGCGGTGCTGCGCAGCCTGGCGCGCGGCCTGGGCTTCGCGGCGATGCTGACGACGCTGTACGCCGCGCTGTACGGATTGCTGGTCTCGGAGGACAACGCGCTGGTGTTGGGCGCGGGCCTGCTGTTCCTGGTGCTGGCCACGGTGATGGTGGTGACGCGCAGGATCGACTGGTACCAAGTGGCCGGTGCGCGCCCGGCGGTGCGTCAGGCATGA
- the creC gene encoding two-component system sensor histidine kinase CreC produces the protein MRIALRVFLGYFVIVALAGWLLAQVFVAEVKPGVRQAMEDTLVDTANVLAELATDDFIKGRIDDGDFAKRVRAMARRDYGAQIWGFGKRSSQYRIYVADARGIVVFDSDGRDVGKDYSRWNDVYLTLRGRYGARSTRNDYADPNSTVMHVAAPIRDVDGRIVGVLTVAKPNRAIAPFIERSQRAVWRWGAVLLGVSLVIGLLAAWWLSKQLGALRRYANAVTAGERAAPPRAAGEFGELGSALETMRVRLEGKQYVEQYVHTLTHEMKSPLAAIRGSAELLEGPLDEPDRARFVAAIRAQSERLAQMIDKMLALAAVEHRQRLEHPEALSLSGVIADAAAQCDTRLAQADLRLDFDLPAGLPDVRGDRFLLRQAVVNLIENAIDFAPRGSAIEVQLRADGASQCVAVRDRGPGIPDYAEGRVFERFYSLPRPGNGSRSSGLGLPFVAEVAALHGGEAVLHNREGGGAVAEIRLPPGE, from the coding sequence ATGAGGATCGCACTGCGGGTGTTCCTGGGCTACTTCGTCATCGTCGCGCTGGCCGGCTGGCTGCTGGCGCAGGTGTTCGTGGCCGAGGTGAAGCCGGGCGTGCGCCAGGCGATGGAAGACACGCTGGTCGACACGGCCAATGTCCTGGCCGAGCTGGCCACCGACGATTTCATCAAAGGCCGCATCGACGACGGCGACTTCGCCAAGCGCGTACGCGCGATGGCGCGGCGCGATTACGGCGCGCAGATATGGGGCTTCGGCAAGCGTTCCTCGCAGTACCGCATCTACGTCGCCGATGCGCGCGGCATCGTCGTGTTCGACAGCGACGGGCGCGATGTCGGCAAGGACTACTCGCGCTGGAACGATGTCTATCTCACGCTGCGCGGCCGCTACGGCGCGCGCTCCACGCGCAACGATTACGCCGATCCGAACTCCACCGTGATGCATGTCGCCGCGCCGATCCGCGACGTGGACGGGCGCATCGTCGGCGTGCTGACGGTCGCCAAGCCCAACCGCGCGATCGCGCCCTTCATCGAGCGCAGCCAGCGCGCCGTGTGGCGATGGGGCGCGGTGCTGCTGGGCGTGTCGCTGGTGATCGGACTGCTGGCGGCGTGGTGGCTGTCGAAGCAGTTGGGCGCATTGCGCCGCTACGCCAACGCCGTCACCGCCGGCGAGCGCGCCGCGCCGCCGCGCGCGGCGGGCGAGTTCGGCGAACTGGGCTCGGCGCTGGAAACCATGCGCGTGCGCCTGGAAGGCAAGCAGTACGTGGAGCAGTACGTGCACACGCTCACGCACGAGATGAAGAGCCCGCTGGCGGCGATCCGTGGCAGCGCGGAGCTGCTGGAGGGGCCGCTCGACGAACCCGACCGCGCGCGCTTCGTCGCCGCCATCCGCGCGCAGAGCGAGCGCCTGGCGCAGATGATCGACAAGATGCTGGCGCTGGCAGCGGTGGAGCATCGGCAACGGCTCGAACATCCCGAAGCGCTGTCGCTGTCGGGTGTCATCGCCGATGCCGCCGCGCAGTGCGACACGCGGCTGGCGCAGGCGGACCTCCGCCTCGATTTCGACCTGCCGGCCGGTCTGCCCGACGTGCGCGGTGATCGCTTCCTGCTGCGCCAGGCGGTGGTCAACCTGATCGAGAACGCCATCGACTTCGCACCGCGCGGCAGTGCGATCGAAGTGCAGCTGCGTGCTGATGGTGCGTCGCAATGTGTGGCGGTACGCGACCGCGGGCCGGGCATCCCCGATTACGCGGAAGGGCGGGTGTTCGAACGCTTCTATTCGCTGCCGCGCCCCGGCAACGGCAGTCGCAGCAGCGGGCTGGGCTTGCCGTTCGTGGCCGAGGTGGCCGCGTTGCATGGCGGCGAGGCGGTGCTGCACAACCGTGAGGGCGGCGGGGCGGTGGCGGAAATCAGGCTGCCGCCGGGCGAGTGA
- the creB gene encoding two-component system response regulator CreB, translated as MRILLVEDEAAIAQIVLHALHAEGFEAIHCLTGREALAAARAQDFDLAVLDVGLPDIGGFALCRELRRERDLPVIFLTAQNAEADRILGLEIGADDYVTKPFSPRELVARVRVVLRRLQPSPTAAPVDAGFVHDAQGHRIRYRGRALDLTRYEYGLLAALLQRPGAVLSRAQLMDRVWGDALESGDRTVDTHIKTLRAKLRDVAPDADPIRTHRGLGYSLETAE; from the coding sequence ATGCGCATCCTCCTCGTCGAAGACGAAGCCGCCATCGCCCAGATCGTGCTGCACGCGCTGCACGCGGAGGGGTTCGAGGCGATCCACTGCCTGACCGGCCGCGAGGCCCTGGCCGCGGCGCGTGCGCAGGACTTCGACCTGGCGGTGCTCGATGTCGGCCTGCCCGACATCGGCGGCTTCGCGTTGTGCCGTGAACTGCGCCGCGAGCGCGACCTGCCGGTGATCTTCCTCACCGCCCAGAATGCCGAAGCCGACCGCATCCTCGGCCTGGAGATCGGTGCCGACGACTACGTGACCAAGCCGTTCTCGCCGCGCGAGCTGGTCGCGCGCGTGCGCGTGGTGCTGCGCCGTCTCCAGCCGTCGCCGACCGCCGCGCCCGTCGACGCCGGATTCGTGCACGACGCCCAGGGGCACCGCATCCGTTACCGCGGCCGCGCGCTCGACCTCACGCGCTACGAATACGGCCTGCTCGCCGCGTTGCTGCAACGCCCGGGCGCGGTGCTCTCGCGCGCGCAACTGATGGACCGCGTGTGGGGCGATGCGCTGGAAAGCGGCGATCGCACCGTGGACACGCACATCAAGACGCTGCGCGCGAAGCTGCGCGATGTCGCGCCCGACGCCGATCCGATCCGCACGCACCGCGGACTGGGCTACTCGCTGGAGACCGCGGAATGA